The DNA window GCACATACAAGCGCGTTTTGTTTCATCACTCTTGAAAGCAGATGCGTCGATTTTCTTTGCTTGTGCATGCTAATCATGCTCTAACAATTGGCACCTGCAACAGGATGTCACCAAATATGGTGGCTTGTATTGCAGTGGAGGCAATATCTATTCTCGAAAAGCTTCACTTGAAAGGGTGAGTTCATGTGATCTTTTGTCACGCTCCACCTCTTTATCCTGTGAGGTTGTTAGAGACAACATTCATTAGATTATTACTCCATTTTAGCTTCCACTTTTTATCTGGTTTTATTAACTGTGAATACCTTCACCCAGTTTTGTTCATGGAGATGTGAAGCCAGAGAACTTTTTACTTGGCCAACCTGGAACTCCTGACGAAAAGAAGCTATATCTCATTGATCTTGGTCTAGGTTTGTTGCTGCCTCTTCCTCACTGTCTCACACTTGCGACTTCTATTGTGAAGCATTAGATTTTACTTCCAGCATCCTCCCTTGTTTATATGTCTAATCATTGCTTCTCGGTCATTACATTGTTGATCAGCTTCTAGGTGGAAAGATGCATCATCTGGTCAGCATGTTGACTATGACCAGAGGCCAGACATATTCAGGTATGTTGAATTCAGCAGCATCACCAAATCAAGTTGCTTAGAAGTTATTAACAACCTTCTCTCGCAGGGGCACAATAAGATATGCTAGTGTTCATGCACATTTGGGTCGAACAGGAAGTCGGAGGGATGATCTTGAGTCACTGGCATACACATTGATATTTCTCATCAAGGGAAGGTTACCCTGGCAAGGGTATCAGGTGAATTGGCATTCTGGcgcctatttttttttttcccttttaagtCTCTGCTTAGATGAAGTTAATTATATCTTGCTCTTATTTTCTATTTTGGAATACGACAGGGTGACAACAAAAGTTTTCTTGTTTGTAAGAAGAAAATGGCAACTTCTCCTGAGCTGATGTGCTGCTTTTGCCCAGCTCCATTCAAGCAGTTTCTTGAGGCTGTGACAAATATGAAATTTGACGAGGAGCCgaattattcaaaattgataTCTTTCTTTGAAAGTCTTATTGAACCATGCACAACGCTGAGACCAATAAGAATTGATGGAGCCCTTAAGGTTATTTATATGGATTGCTCCGTTTGTGATTGTACTCTTTCATTTATCTAAAGCCCTAATATATCAAGTTTGTTATTTTTTCACTGTGGTCAGGTTGGGCAGAAACGGGGAAGGCTTCTTATAAACTTGGAAGAAGATGAGCAACCAAAGAAGAAAGTACGACTGGGTAGCCCTGCTACCCAGTGGATCTCAGTGTATAATGCACGGCGACCGATGAAGCAACGGTaagatatttttttatttatttgtcatGGCATGCAAATCGGCCTTCTGGACTTCTACATGACCAATCAGTATTTGAGTAGAGTTGATCTTTCaaccatttaattttgaaagagTGGATTCTTCTtgcctttttttgttttttttggagAAGTAGGCAGACAAGGCAGTTTACTTCTGATGAACAATAGTAGGAGATGGAAGATATTGACTGAATTTCTGTGCTAAGAGTTTTAATATACTTCAGTTACAAAAACCTCAATATGGCTTTTCATGGGAAACATGCATGTCACCTGCGTAGGACTTTAAGCAGAATTTATGGCACATCGTAATGAATGAGATAGAAGTAAGAGCATTCAAGTCTAATTGCTAGTTTATTATTCTGTAGATGTTATGGTTTGCTTTTGGTAACTAACATCAGATGAAATTTTGTAAAACACATACTTAACTAAATTGAGCGATGTGCACGTACCCAAATTTCCTTCTCACAACTAATTTCCTTTTAGAGGTCTTCTAACATGAATTATATGTATGATATACATCTAAGACATACATACACATACCATTTATGATTTCTGGAAACGCTTTTGCTAGTCAGGTGCTATTtatgtgctttttttttttttttttttcaatttgtgTTGGGCTTGCATTTAACAAAGTCCCATAATCATTTCCTACTGAGAAACTCGAATTGGTCTAGGTTGGCACATAGGGAATGCTTCAAGGTTGAACAGAGTTCAGTGCCTGAATGACTATGTTTTAATACTGGAAGTTTGGGGGCAAATATTTGCTTTATGTGAAAATGTCTGCAGGGATCCATTTGATTCAGAAAAGTATGTGTTTACTAAACTTTTAGTAACTAAAAGTTTAGTAAAGTCCATTTGATTCAGAGAAGTATCAGAGTTCAGTGCCTGAATGACTATGTTTTAATACTGGAAGTTTGGGGGCAAATATTTGCTTTATGTGAAAATGTCTGCAGGGATCCATTTGATTCAGAAAAGTATGTGTTTACTAAACTTTTAGTAACTAAAAGTTTAGTAAAGTCCATTTGATTCAGAGAAGTATCCATTTGTCAAACGTCAGATCTATTTGATTCAGAAAAGTTTAGTGAAAGGAGAGGACCATAACTAGGGAAATCTAGCTCCCTCAGGAATGCTTTATAGTAATGAGAATTGATGATGTTTCTCCAGCCTGACTATAATACCGTTCAACTCCTTCACAATGCTACAATGAACAGCCACATGGTCCAAAAGAGTTTCTGAAATTTATTTCATTTGACAAGATGGAGCATAAGTTTGTAAGTAGGGTGAGAAGTTTTATCCATTCTAGGTAGCATGAATTTTGGGACAAACCAAAGCGGAAAGTATGACAGCATCAAAGAGCTTTATTTCAAGTCTCCAGGTTTTATTACTCCCAATCCTGCTTTTATTGGCTTGCGAACTAACTCCATTCTAACTTTGGCAGAAGTAGGTTTCAACTCAGCTCCAGATCACCACAATAAACAAAGTGTACTTTCAAGTTTTTATATAAACAATTTTGGAAGAATAAAAGTACTTCCCAACAAGCAAATTATTTAAAACAGATTTCATACTGGTGAGCCTGCTTGCATAAGATAACTTCCTCACTGCCAAATTTTGTGTTCTATTTGTAACTTTTTTTAAGGATAGGTAACAATCTGCTGTAGTCTAGTAGATATCAAAGTTATACCAAGACTGTAGCCTTCCCATTTTGATACCAAAACCAGTACTACTTTCTGTAAACTGTTCCTGAGAAACTCCAGCAGCATACAATTCAGACTTAGCCATGCTTGTTTGTAGTCCAGGCATAGACATCCAATCCTCTTTGTTCATTATCTTTCCGGTCTTTTACGACTCTGGAAACTTGTTGGAAGAGCAGTGAGCTATTAACCATGGTGCTTGAGTTTGAGAAAGATTTATTTCAAAGCTATATGATTTCAACTATGAAGTTAGCTAGGGAATATGTTTCAGCGGTCATTTGTCATGACAGCTGTATGATTTGTCCAGATGGGACTTTTTCTACCATGATGGATTTAATAAATTTCTAATTATTGATGGAGTTAAGAACTCATGTACGTTAAAGTGATACTACTGATTTGCCTTTCACTTGGAGTGTGTGAGAGAAAGTATTTTCCCTACTTGAAAATGTGCAAGACGTTCTTCTGTTAAAAGAACTCACTTGATGGCCTCTttattcatttcttttcttgtttgtcCTGAATTTTGTATTGTGTCGTTCCCTTCGTTATCTTTCGTAACAATGGAAACTGAGATTCCATTTTGTGTTTTGCTTTTGATGGAAAACCATAGCAGGAAGTGTTCTATCAATTGACGTGTTTCTTATGTTATTGTCTATCAATTCCATAGATCTCTCattggttattttatttatcTCTCGTTCCCCTTTCATATTGTTCCCTTGTTGGGTTCAGACAGGAATCTATAGAATCATTAGTCTAGGGTGAAATGTAAGAGCGCACAATCTCTTTCTTGTCTTTTGATTGCTCAGTAGTTTGTAGGTGTTGCTTTTATTCCTATTGTGCCACAAGGCAAAATTAAGTATAAATGACTCAGATTTTGGTTTTGCCTAGAAAGATTTGAACCTAATTATGTCATTATGAATGTTACATGTTTTCAAAATCATATCTTTTCTCGGTTTTCTTGTATGTTTTGGATGGAGTGACAGTTTATGGTGTAAGGTGGTCAATGGTGATGATGATGCGTAGTATTTAATAATAATagtcatcatcttcattattaCTATTTGTTTCTCTCTCTTCTGAATCTGATGATTTTCTGTGCATGAATTCTTCTGCTGTGGAAAATTTTTAAGTCGATCTGTACAGGAATTTTGAGTATGGCCTTACTTGGCAGTTGTCTCTGATTTATTTAATCGGGTTGATGAAACTTTCATTAAGTACGTTATGGTATATATAGTATCATGCATTGTTTCATATACTTTTATTCACACAACGACTCGGCCAAATGGTAACACTTAATTGTTTTCAGCTGTTTTTTGCTTACCAATAATGGTCTATATTATTGGATTTGCAGATATCACTACAATGTAGCAGATTCAAGACTTCGCCAGCATGTAGACAAGGGCAATGAAGATGGTCTGTACATTAGCTGTGTGGCCTCGGCTGCAAATCTTTGGGCCCTTATCATGGATGCAGGAACTGGTTTCTCGTCTCAGGTGTATGAGCTTTCAGCTGTCTTCTTGCATAAGGTTAGTTATGATTTTGGGCCATGACCATTTTTTACTCCTCCGCGAGATGATATTTGTTCTGAATGTACATGTTCTGGCTGTAATTAGGATTGGATCATGGAACAGTGGGAGAAGAACTATTACATTAGCTCAATAGCTGGTGCTGCTAATGGAAGTTCTTTAGTTGTTATGTCTAAAGGTTGGTCAGCAAAATTTGTCCGAGCCTCTGAATCTGTTCCTATATGCATTTCTTTTCATTCGTTACATTGTTTGAGGGCAACGGCAAGCCacacaaattttttattttctaaatgGATTTTTGTGTAGCTGTAAACGTTTTTATTTTTGATGGTGGGTTGTGTGGTTACCCTGTTTATACTTTGGCATCATTGCTTGATAGTCTTCCCTTGTTTATCTGCTATCAACATTTTGAATGCGATTTACTCTTATTATTCACTTGGTGTATTGCCTTGTATTGTTTCTAAATGATTGTTTTATTTTCGTCTAGGAACTCCTTATACCCAACAGTCTTACAAAGTGAGCGAGTCATTTCCATTCAAATGGATAAATAAGAAGTGGAAGGAAGGTTTCCATGTCACCTCCATGACTACTGCTGGCAGTCGGTGGGGTGTTGTAATGTCTAGAAACTCGGGATATTCTGAACAGGTATGGCATGACTTCAAGTTTCAATTAACTTTGTTGTGCCTTCCCAATTATCAGCATGTCTAAAAGAGTTCATGGTACTGGCCTTTCTGGATGCTAGGTTGTGGAGCTTGATTTCCTGTACCCTAGTGAAGGAATTCACAGGCGTTGGGAGAGCGGTTACAGAATAACCTCTATGGCTGCTACTGCTGACCAAGCAGCCTTCATATTGAGTATACCGAGGCGAAAAATGATGGATGAGACTCAAGAGACGCTACGCACGTCTGCTTTCCCAAGCACCCATGTGAAGGTaattaaaaagaagaaaaagtgtGCTTTATTTCCTATTTACTGCCCTTAAAGCCGTTCTCAAGTAAATTGTTTCTTTGGCAGGAAAAGTGGTCCAAAAATCTGTACATTGCGTCAATCTGCTATGGGCGCACTGTTTGCTAAAGGGCACTGAAGGTGGTAAACCTTGTCTTTCTGTGTAATTGggatcaaaattaaattttgaaagcTAAGATTTAATGCTTCTCATCAAAGTCATCCATTGGCGGCTTAGCTTTGGCAGAAGATGTTTACTTTACTATTGTATATTCTCCTATGTGCCTCTGTGAAATGGAGAACCAGGAGAACAGAAATTtgcaagccaaaaaaaaaaaaaaaaagggggttGCCTAGTGAGTGACATGAAGTGCAAGAGCATGCACACAGAAAAAATTATATTGTTTTTGCTCCAATATATGTGGTAGTTCATTGGCCACTGATATAAAATGTTAAAAGAGCCACTGGAACCTacaagtcttttgacgtgatACAAGTTTTTGGTACATTATTTGTGGTATCTGAATGGCATCCAGAAATTTGTGCCTGAATGAGAGGGTATGAACTTAGCATTATTTGTGGTATCTGGCATTCTCTGCAATAGTTTCACATTGAATGAGCTGAATAGCTATTTGTTTCAAGCAAAACGAGGAATTTTCTGTCCGCTTAACAGTTCAACAACAACTGAGAAACTTCTCTTATCTTTTTCTCTGAGGGTACATCGACTTGTAATTGAAGCGGAGGGGTGCATAATTCCAGGTTTTCAGCAAAAGCCATAGGTTTTGAGTTCTTCCACCCTTTGTTCTTAGGTGCATCAGAACAAAGTATCACCCTTTGAACTGCTTCAGCTTGACCCTTTTCTCCTCCATTGCCCTTTGACGCCATTCATAGaactcaaaatcatccaaattccATGTCCTGCTTGAATGAAACCTGCAGAACAAAATATCATTTTAACACACCTGTTGAGTGTCCCTGCTGTTTGTTACAGGATTATTCTCGTTGTTTTCAAGAGTGAGATGCCTCGACATCCTATTAGGGACGTCTTTGATGATATGCCATTTTACAGGAAAGCAACCAGTCCACTTCTCCTGCTGCCAGTACGCCATACTTTTGTCAAAATCAACAGGACCTGCCATTTCAGCAAGACCTACAAACTGCCCCCTGGCATTGACCTGGGAAATTCCAGACAACTTAAGTACCGAACTAATGTATAACGAGTAACGACTAGAAGGAAGTAGCCAAGGCAAACCACACTGCAAGAACTCACAGAGAACAAGAGGAAAACAGGGCATCTGCCAGATTTCTCTTGGGCTTCCTCATAAGCTGCATCCAATTTTTGGTTTCCACTAGGTGTGCTAGCCCACACACCATTTTTGATGCTTTTACTATAGGACTTTGTTATGAAAAACTTGGCGTCTGAATGCGCTTCAGGAAAATCATCTCCCCTGTACTGTTCCCTGTCTGGAACAGGTAACTAGTCGTCTTCAGCCCTTAGACGAAGGATTTGATAGACCAGAGGCATCATTTATCAGTTAGCTTATCCCACCCAAATATAAAGGCCCCCGAAATCTCTCCATCACAACAAAGATAGAAGCAAGTTATACAACAGTAACTACCAGTTTCATTCTATGTAGTAAATTTTAGGCTGGCAATTCAGTAAAAGGAAAAAGCACGACCTGAAGGAGAAGGAATGGTGGCGGAGGCGGCCATGGCTCCAACAATGGATTTATATACTCTACTCTATATGTAGTATTCTACTATATTAGTAGCAGCAACAGATGTATAAATTAAACTCTATTTGTGGAGTATTTGCATTGCCAATGGTGTATCTATTTTGGATTCCTGCATTAACACTAACATTCCAATTCGGGTTATGCATCGGATGTTGGATTTACCAATCCAATCAATCTAGATGGATGGATTCGCATGCCTTCTTCACTTGAACCTTTTAACGGGTCGAATATTTGACGTTCAAACTCTGTTCGTATATTAGTACAAAAATAGATTGAGCTCGATCAAATATTAAACGAGTTATAAATGTTACTCGAATTCGATTCATTAATCTGTATAAATGTTCAAATATGAATTAGAGCTCGGCTCATTAAGCTAAATGAGTCCAATTCGAAGCTCGAATTTGAGTCTAAAAATGATCTAATCACACTTTCTGAAATATAATACGTGATTTAGGATAAGTTTAATTATATttctttgttttaaaaaataaataatactaATTTATAT is part of the Coffea eugenioides isolate CCC68of chromosome 6, Ceug_1.0, whole genome shotgun sequence genome and encodes:
- the LOC113773575 gene encoding casein kinase 1-like protein HD16, producing MPELRSGARRSKRLGDLQPAAQPTFQEENWLVQQPTQNRTRRRGGGRGRGNAAAVAKGPSAATPARPAAAGRGRGIRLIDLDPEPPCEVLPQAVAPGAVEPALNRVEGAADKDIAMDGGSADKILGAEEEASTTPVPERVQVGNSPIYKTERKLGKGGFGQVYVGRRVSGGTERTGPDAVEVGLKFEHRNSKGCNYGPPYEWQVYNTLNGCYGIPGVHYKGRQGDFYILVMDMLGPSLWDVWNSLGQSMSPNMVACIAVEAISILEKLHLKGFVHGDVKPENFLLGQPGTPDEKKLYLIDLGLASRWKDASSGQHVDYDQRPDIFRGTIRYASVHAHLGRTGSRRDDLESLAYTLIFLIKGRLPWQGYQGDNKSFLVCKKKMATSPELMCCFCPAPFKQFLEAVTNMKFDEEPNYSKLISFFESLIEPCTTLRPIRIDGALKVGQKRGRLLINLEEDEQPKKKVRLGSPATQWISVYNARRPMKQRYHYNVADSRLRQHVDKGNEDGLYISCVASAANLWALIMDAGTGFSSQVYELSAVFLHKDWIMEQWEKNYYISSIAGAANGSSLVVMSKGTPYTQQSYKVSESFPFKWINKKWKEGFHVTSMTTAGSRWGVVMSRNSGYSEQVVELDFLYPSEGIHRRWESGYRITSMAATADQAAFILSIPRRKMMDETQETLRTSAFPSTHVKEKWSKNLYIASICYGRTVC